Proteins encoded together in one Penicillium digitatum chromosome 1, complete sequence window:
- a CDS encoding Coatomer subunit delta, putative has protein sequence MVVLAASICTRGGKAVLSRQFREISRSRIEALLASFPKLADSGTQHTTVEQDNVRFVYQPLDELYIVLITNRQSNILQDIDSLHLFAQVTTSICKSLDEREILRNAFELLSAFDELVTMGYRENLSLSQIKTFLEMESHEERIQEIIERNKELEASEERKRKAKQLEMQRKEAARTGRAAAPRTPSYPAYTPPARPSVPDTYDSYEAEKKQSFTKPIPTRGKGMQLGKKSKATDIYEKVRGDMGPEIEEESPLAPPASAPVHDIPSTRESLNAEQEPIQLTIAEIISATLTREGALKSFEVKGDMQLRISDPSLTKLRLDCQAIPTHGAQFRTHPNVDKALFTNSSVIQLKDTAKRFPANNSIGVLRWRVASSADNADILPITFTVWVNKGSDSTTVTVEYELTGDDSLRDVVVTIPYGTTEPAVSSFDAVYEVSGDSLDWNLGTVDESNASGSFEFEAIDADENEFFPMSVRFAKTKPFVDVDINSVSLLDMEGESVAFSKDVRSIAENFLIE, from the exons GTTGTTCTCGCAGCGTCGATATGCACCCGCGGAGGTAAAGCGGTTCTCTCGCGCCAGTTCCGGGAGATCTCTCGGTCCCGAATTGAAGCCCTTCTCGCCTCCTTCCCCAAGCTGGCGGACTCCGGAACCCAGCATACCACCGTCGAACAAGACAACGTGCGCTTTGTGTACCAGCCGTTGGACGAGTTGTATATTGTGCTGATCACCAACCGTCAATCGAACATTCTCCAAGACATCGATAGTCTACATCTATTTGCGCAAGTCACCACCAGCATCTGTAAAAGCCTAGACGAGCGGGAGATTCTTCGCAATGCATTTGAGCTCCTGAGTGCTTTCGATGAATTGGTGACTATGGGATACCGGGAGAATCTTTCCCTTTCACAGATCAAGACTTTCCTGGAAATGGAGAGTCATGAAGAGAGAATCCAGGAGATCATTGAGCGG AACAAAGAGTTGGAGGCCAGCGAAGAGCGCAAGAGGAAGGCAAAGCAGCTGGAAATGCAACGTAAAGAGGCTGCTCGCACAGGTCGTGCCGCTGCCCCAAGAACTCCATCCTACCCCGCCTACACACCCCCAGCGCGCCCCTCCGTGCCCGACACTTATGATTCATACGAGGCCGAGAAGAAACAGTCTTTCACCAA GCCCATTCCCACTCGCGGCAAGGGCATGCAACTGGGCAAGAAATCAAAGGCAACGGATATCTACGAGAAGGTTCGGGGTGATATGGGCCCTGAAATCGAAGAGGAGAGCCCATTGGCTCCACCAGCTTCGGCTCCAGTGCACGATATTCCCTCGACCCGCGAGTCTCTCAATGCGGAACAGGAGCCCATCCAACTCACAATCGCCGAGATCATCTCAGCCACACTTACTCGCGAGGGAGCTTTGAAGTCTTTCGAGGTCAAGGGTGATATGCAGCTCCGTATCAGTGATCCCTCCCTCACAAAGCTACGACTCGACTGTCAGGCTATTCCCACACATGGCGCACAGTTCCGTACCCATCCCAATGTCGACAAAGCTCTCTTCACCAACTCCTCTGTGATCCAACTGAAGGACACTGCCAAGCGCTTCCCTGCCAACAACTCCATCGGCGTTCTCCGGTGGCGTGTTGCCAGCTCGGCCGACAATGCCGATATTCTCCCCATCACATTCACCGTTTGGGTTAACAAGGGCTCCGACTCCACCACCGTGACTGTAGAGTATGAGCTCACCGGCGATGACAGTCTCCGCGATGTGGTTGTCACTATTCCATATGGCACGACAGAGCCGGCCGTATCTAGCTTTGACGCGGTCTATGAGGTCTCCGGTGACAGTCTGGACTGGAACCTGGGCACTGTCGACGAGTCGAACGCCTCTGGCAGCTTTGAGTTCGAGGCTATTGATGCTGATGAGAATGAATTCTTCCCGATGAGTGTCCGTTTCGCCAAAACCAAGCCTTTTGTGGATGTCGACATCAACAGTGTTTCCCTGCTAGATATGGAGGGTGAGAGTGTTGCATTCTCGAAAGATGTCCGCAGTATTGCGGAGAACTTCCTTATTGAGTAA